A window of the Narcine bancroftii isolate sNarBan1 chromosome 4, sNarBan1.hap1, whole genome shotgun sequence genome harbors these coding sequences:
- the LOC138761348 gene encoding calcium release-activated calcium channel protein 1-like isoform X2 — MSLNEHSIQALSWRKLYLSRAKLKASSRTSALLSGFAMVAMVEVQLEPRHDYPPGLLIAFSACTTVLVAVHLFALMISTCILPNIEAVSNVHNLNSVHESPHERMHRHIELAWAFSTVIGTFLFLAEVVLLCWVKFLPLRKSPVEMNTETNATSISPGVAAAITSTTIMVPFGIIFIIFAVHFYRSLVSHKTERVERELDVLVQLQDQLDRGDTMHSTGSHFG; from the exons ATGAGTTTGAACGAGCATTCAATACAAGCTTTGTCCTGGAGGAAGCTATATCTCAGCAGAGCAAAGCTCAAAGCCTCCAGCAGGACGTCAGCTTTACTGTCTGGTTTCGCCATG gTAGCCATGGTGGAGGTACAGCTTGAACCAAGACACGATTACCCTCCAGGTCTTCTGATCGCGTTTAGTGCCTGCACAACTGTGCTGGTGGCAGTGCACCTTTTTGCTCTCATGATCAGCACTTGTATTCTTCCAAACATTGAAGCTGTTAGCAATGTTCACAATCTCAATTCTGTCCATGAGTCACCCCATGAGCGTATGCATAGACACATTGAACTTGCGTGGGCCTTCTCCACAGTTATTGGGACCTTCCTTTTTCTTGCAGAGGTTGTACTATTATGTTGGGTTAAGTTTCTTCCATTACGGAAGAGTCCTGTGGAAATGAATACTGAAACGAATGCCACATCAATATCACCTGGAGTAGCAGCAGCTATTACATCCACAACAATTATGGTGCCCTTCGGaataatttttatcatttttgctGTTCACTTCTATCGGTCATTGGTGAGTCACAAAACTGAGCGAGTCGAAAGAGAATTGGATGTACTGGTACAACTGCAGGATCAGCTGGACAGAGGAGACACAATGCACTCTACTGGTTCTCATTTTGGATAA
- the LOC138761348 gene encoding calcium release-activated calcium channel protein 1-like isoform X1, giving the protein MQHAILSNLKNHLSNTSHSPQVLDTRSFTVPFSNVDTKDPKQVAMVEVQLEPRHDYPPGLLIAFSACTTVLVAVHLFALMISTCILPNIEAVSNVHNLNSVHESPHERMHRHIELAWAFSTVIGTFLFLAEVVLLCWVKFLPLRKSPVEMNTETNATSISPGVAAAITSTTIMVPFGIIFIIFAVHFYRSLVSHKTERVERELDVLVQLQDQLDRGDTMHSTGSHFG; this is encoded by the exons atgcaacatgcaatcttgAGTAACCTTAAAAATCACTTATCCAACACCTCCCATTCCCCAcaagtgctggataccaggagttttactgtaccttTCTCAAATGTGGATACAAAAGATCCAAAACAG gTAGCCATGGTGGAGGTACAGCTTGAACCAAGACACGATTACCCTCCAGGTCTTCTGATCGCGTTTAGTGCCTGCACAACTGTGCTGGTGGCAGTGCACCTTTTTGCTCTCATGATCAGCACTTGTATTCTTCCAAACATTGAAGCTGTTAGCAATGTTCACAATCTCAATTCTGTCCATGAGTCACCCCATGAGCGTATGCATAGACACATTGAACTTGCGTGGGCCTTCTCCACAGTTATTGGGACCTTCCTTTTTCTTGCAGAGGTTGTACTATTATGTTGGGTTAAGTTTCTTCCATTACGGAAGAGTCCTGTGGAAATGAATACTGAAACGAATGCCACATCAATATCACCTGGAGTAGCAGCAGCTATTACATCCACAACAATTATGGTGCCCTTCGGaataatttttatcatttttgctGTTCACTTCTATCGGTCATTGGTGAGTCACAAAACTGAGCGAGTCGAAAGAGAATTGGATGTACTGGTACAACTGCAGGATCAGCTGGACAGAGGAGACACAATGCACTCTACTGGTTCTCATTTTGGATAA